From Aspergillus luchuensis IFO 4308 DNA, chromosome 2, nearly complete sequence:
GAAATTATCCACCCTCGGCTCCAACATAACCGTCTGAGTTCTCGAATCCGCCAAAAAGCAATAATGCACCAATGCACTCAGCCAGATCTGCACCCGATGTGGGCCACGGTACTCCTGCTCGCCGATTAACAGGTGAATGCCTCGATCGTAGTTGTCGGCTCCGCCAATTAACGGCCCCAGCCGGTCTTCCTTCACCCAGTACAGCTCGAAGTAGCCGAATGGCTTGCCGTCCCAGCAGCCGATGACGGGGAAACTGTGCTTGCTACTGAGGTTAGTGCGCAGGAATTTCTCCTGATGCTCGATGGGGCCGGCTTCGCCCCAGGAGGCGTTGACGCGGGGGTCATTCATCCATTTGTGCAGCAGGTCGAGGTCCGACGGCCCTGCGGTTAAGGGCTGGTCGAGACTGCTGGTGGAGTGGCTTGCGGAGTGGCTGGGTGTGGGGTTATTGGGGCGTGGGGCGGGGTTTTTGTGAGATGGGGGGATGTAGGGGATGCGGAAGGAGAGGTATTGTTGCACGCTGGGGATGTAACGGATGTAGAAGACGTCGCCTTGGTGCGGGGGTTTGGGGCGGATGGGGTGTCGGATGCCGTTGGTGAAGGTGTATTGGgtaggaggtggagggaagtATGTGGGCAGATGGCTGGTAGAGGCAAAGGGACCTTCGTTGGGGACGTAGTGTGCGACCTCTTGGCCGGCTGTGTGGGCGAGGTTGAAGCTCTCGCGCGAGGGCGAGGCCACGCGCTGGACAAACGGGGAGCCGGACACCGACTGGGGGATGGCCTGCGGGCTCATGGTGAAGACGAACAGCCGGGGGTCGATCTGCCAGAAGCTGCGACGGCTGACGAACATGTTGGCCCAGGATTGCGGGTCATAGGGCTCAGCGCCGACGGACGAGTCCTCGGAGGCAATGAGGCCCATGCGCTCGAGTTTCTGTAGCAGCGTGCGACCCTTGAAGAAGCCTTCGCGCTTGATGTTAACGCGCCAGTCGCCTCTGGGCTGGCCAGAAGGCGGGGTATTGGCGGAGGCGTCAGTCTGCAGACGACGGTCGGGCTGGGGTTCGTGGAAGTACCACCACAGCGTGACCCAGAGCATCATGGCGATCTGGCGAGTGGGGGAGCTGACCGGCTTGTAGTCACTGCTGGGTGGGTCGACAATGTAGGAGATGTAGAGGGAGTCATCGCGcagggtgggggtggtgaaaCGAGTAAGGCGGGCACGttgctcatcatcgccagtcCCGCGAG
This genomic window contains:
- a CDS encoding GNAT family N-acetyltransferase (COG:J;~EggNog:ENOG410PKR2;~InterPro:IPR019432,IPR016181;~PFAM:PF13523;~go_function: GO:0016746 - transferase activity, transferring acyl groups [Evidence IEA];~go_process: GO:0019290 - siderophore biosynthetic process [Evidence IEA]), whose product is MRHHVCHLPNGLSFTVSPVFGGFTFKSNDVNSSQSIVPPGWSIVLATNRPDPDTTDTNDEERGRARGTGDDEQRARLTRFTTPTLRDDSLYISYIVDPPSSDYKPVSSPTRQIAMMLWVTLWWYFHEPQPDRRLQTDASANTPPSGQPRGDWRVNIKREGFFKGRTLLQKLERMGLIASEDSSVGAEPYDPQSWANMFVSRRSFWQIDPRLFVFTMSPQAIPQSVSGSPFVQRVASPSRESFNLAHTAGQEVAHYVPNEGPFASTSHLPTYFPPPPTQYTFTNGIRHPIRPKPPHQGDVFYIRYIPSVQQYLSFRIPYIPPSHKNPAPRPNNPTPSHSASHSTSSLDQPLTAGPSDLDLLHKWMNDPRVNASWGEAGPIEHQEKFLRTNLSSKHSFPVIGCWDGKPFGYFELYWVKEDRLGPLIGGADNYDRGIHLLIGEQEYRGPHRVQIWLSALVHYCFLADSRTQTVMLEPRVDNFKLITYLQEAGFYKEGEVSFPHKQSALMKIKRDTWECPAI